The following are from one region of the Stigmatella ashevillena genome:
- the boxB gene encoding benzoyl-CoA 2,3-epoxidase subunit BoxB, which translates to MESSIRSESIPNNVNLDSAPGLVRAMSHWQSRFKEWWLERGPSAFQSHQVYLRTAVSVEPDGWARYEHVRMPEYRWGIFLAPSVRDRTIGFGDMQGQPVWQEPPEEHRESLRWLIAMQGDAEPASVEQQRLLGSTCPSLYDLRNLLQVNVEEARHLWGMSYLLLRYFGAEGWNAAEELLDRSSGDVERPRVLDAFNAPVEDWLHFFMYTAFTDRVGKVQLQAAAESAFDPLARTARFMATEEAHHLFVGETGVGRVLQRTVELMKNSPNGSARELGGIDLPVIQKYLNLWYSLTMDLFGAEVSRKAGAVFANGVKGRPKEAMFEDHDERGRSLRVESWDTAANAFRYQDVPVRSAMNEVLRGLFTLDCRSVVERWNKVLASQGLQERLQLPSRRFNRQQGLLSSGHFALDGTPVSAEEWARRRSEWLPTEDDRAAVRNVQARAVLAPGEMANWIAPPPRGIHGKPLDFAYVRVET; encoded by the coding sequence GTGGAATCATCCATCCGCAGCGAGTCCATCCCCAACAACGTCAACTTGGACAGCGCACCCGGCCTGGTGCGAGCGATGTCGCACTGGCAGTCTCGCTTCAAGGAGTGGTGGCTGGAGCGAGGTCCCTCCGCCTTCCAGTCCCACCAGGTGTATCTGCGGACAGCCGTCAGCGTGGAGCCCGATGGGTGGGCCCGGTATGAGCACGTGCGGATGCCGGAATACCGCTGGGGCATCTTCCTCGCACCCTCGGTGAGGGACCGGACCATCGGCTTTGGAGACATGCAGGGCCAGCCGGTGTGGCAGGAGCCTCCCGAGGAGCACCGTGAGAGCCTGCGGTGGCTCATCGCGATGCAGGGAGATGCGGAGCCCGCCTCGGTGGAGCAGCAGCGGTTGCTGGGGAGCACCTGCCCCTCGCTGTATGACTTGCGCAACCTGCTCCAGGTGAACGTGGAGGAAGCCCGCCACCTGTGGGGCATGTCCTATCTGCTGCTGCGTTACTTCGGCGCGGAGGGCTGGAACGCGGCCGAAGAGCTGCTCGATCGGAGCAGTGGCGATGTGGAGCGGCCCCGCGTGCTGGATGCCTTCAACGCTCCGGTGGAGGACTGGCTGCACTTCTTCATGTACACGGCGTTCACGGACCGCGTGGGCAAGGTGCAGCTCCAGGCGGCGGCCGAGTCCGCGTTTGATCCGCTGGCACGCACGGCGCGCTTCATGGCCACCGAGGAGGCGCACCACCTGTTCGTCGGTGAGACGGGCGTGGGGCGGGTGCTCCAGCGCACCGTGGAGCTGATGAAGAATTCCCCGAACGGGAGCGCCCGTGAGCTGGGCGGCATCGATCTGCCGGTCATCCAGAAGTACCTCAACCTTTGGTATTCGCTGACGATGGACCTGTTTGGCGCGGAGGTGTCGCGCAAGGCGGGCGCCGTCTTTGCCAACGGCGTGAAGGGGCGGCCGAAAGAGGCGATGTTCGAGGACCACGACGAGCGGGGCCGCAGCCTGCGGGTGGAGTCCTGGGATACCGCGGCGAACGCGTTCCGGTATCAGGACGTGCCGGTGCGTTCGGCGATGAACGAGGTGCTCCGGGGACTGTTCACGCTCGACTGCCGGAGTGTCGTGGAGCGCTGGAACAAGGTGCTGGCCTCCCAGGGCCTCCAGGAGCGGTTGCAGTTGCCGTCGCGACGCTTCAACCGCCAGCAGGGCCTGTTGTCCTCGGGCCACTTCGCACTGGACGGAACGCCGGTGTCCGCGGAGGAGTGGGCCCGGCGCCGGTCGGAGTGGCTGCCCACGGAAGACGACCGGGCGGCGGTGCGCAATGTTCAGGCCCGGGCGGTGCTGGCCCCCGGAGAGATGGCGAACTGGATCGCGCCTCCTCCCCGGGGCATTCACG
- a CDS encoding S8 family peptidase, whose amino-acid sequence MTPISKQSPASRPAPSSRPETETSRPAAAATPARAEVRPPVDGFEGASAARSNFVDRPGKSTFVDRPAGLRPTSAPGAAPERASVAALMGTPNVEAKPPVKPSGPPVVAIFDGGVDTKHTDLDGALWTNPGEVAGDGLDNDGNGIEDDIHGFNVGFNSGDPMQGAGTDHGTHVAGIIAAEDNGEGNTGVAAGKAQVLSVGGLYDGNDLLTNFERSVDYVVDLKNKGANIRAVNASFGDEYRDAASQKRWNAAVQKLADADILLVAATANGNGSNMNNVKDFPANVDLPNVITVASMDKKNDKLASYSSHGDKVVELAAVGEDVLSTVPGNRWEEMSGTSMATPRVAATAALMFAENPNLTAAQVRDMLVKTVEVDPDLKGKVSTSGKLDIEAAVAAARASAAAAFAAR is encoded by the coding sequence ATGACCCCCATCTCCAAGCAGTCCCCCGCTTCCCGCCCCGCGCCGTCCTCCCGTCCCGAGACGGAAACCTCCCGTCCCGCCGCTGCCGCCACCCCGGCGCGCGCGGAAGTGCGTCCCCCCGTGGATGGCTTTGAAGGGGCGTCGGCGGCGCGCTCGAACTTCGTGGATCGTCCCGGCAAGAGCACCTTCGTGGACCGGCCCGCCGGCCTGCGCCCCACCTCGGCCCCCGGCGCCGCGCCGGAGCGCGCGTCCGTGGCCGCGTTGATGGGCACGCCCAACGTGGAGGCGAAGCCGCCGGTCAAGCCCTCGGGCCCGCCCGTCGTCGCCATCTTCGACGGTGGCGTGGACACGAAGCACACCGACCTGGATGGGGCCCTGTGGACCAACCCGGGCGAGGTGGCCGGTGATGGCCTCGACAACGACGGCAACGGCATCGAGGACGACATCCACGGCTTCAACGTGGGCTTCAACTCGGGAGACCCGATGCAGGGGGCCGGCACGGACCACGGCACGCACGTGGCGGGCATCATCGCCGCCGAGGACAACGGCGAGGGCAACACCGGCGTGGCCGCGGGCAAGGCGCAGGTCCTCTCGGTGGGCGGCCTGTACGACGGCAATGACCTGCTGACGAACTTCGAGCGCTCGGTGGACTACGTGGTGGACCTGAAGAACAAGGGCGCCAACATCCGCGCGGTGAACGCCAGCTTCGGTGACGAGTACCGCGATGCGGCCTCGCAGAAGCGCTGGAACGCCGCGGTGCAGAAGCTGGCGGATGCGGACATCCTGCTGGTGGCGGCCACCGCCAACGGCAACGGCAGCAACATGAACAACGTGAAGGACTTCCCGGCCAACGTGGACCTGCCCAACGTCATCACCGTGGCCTCCATGGACAAGAAGAACGACAAGCTGGCGAGCTACTCGTCGCACGGCGACAAGGTCGTCGAGCTGGCCGCGGTGGGCGAGGACGTGCTGAGCACCGTGCCCGGAAACCGCTGGGAGGAGATGAGCGGTACCTCCATGGCCACCCCGCGCGTGGCGGCCACCGCGGCGCTGATGTTCGCGGAGAATCCGAACCTGACGGCGGCCCAGGTGCGGGACATGCTGGTGAAGACGGTGGAGGTGGATCCGGATCTCAAGGGCAAGGTGAGCACCAGCGGCAAGCTGGACATCGAGGCCGCCGTGGCCGCCGCCCGCGCCTCAGCGGCCGCTGCCTTCGCCGCCCGCTAG
- a CDS encoding zinc ribbon domain-containing protein, with the protein MAMIQFTRNYTDRSNNFGFQFEFQCDKCRNGHLSPFIASKVGVATGILKAAGSLFGGSLSRAAYAGQHVKDALRGSAWDEAYGEAVEEAKQHFEHCSRCGHWVCPQACWNEARGLCEDCAPDLHEEAAHIQAKVAVEQAWDKARKVDQVEALDMKAARSAAASACPHCRARVAGGKFCSECGKPLAAAKVHCSECGVEMKPQARFCSECGTPQRR; encoded by the coding sequence ATGGCGATGATCCAGTTCACCCGCAACTACACCGACCGCTCCAACAACTTCGGTTTTCAGTTCGAGTTCCAGTGCGACAAGTGCCGCAACGGCCACCTGTCGCCGTTCATCGCCAGCAAGGTGGGAGTGGCGACGGGCATCCTCAAGGCGGCGGGCTCGCTCTTTGGGGGCTCGCTGTCGCGGGCTGCCTACGCCGGCCAGCATGTGAAGGATGCCTTGCGCGGCAGCGCTTGGGACGAGGCCTACGGCGAGGCGGTGGAGGAAGCCAAGCAGCACTTCGAGCACTGCTCGCGCTGCGGCCACTGGGTGTGTCCGCAGGCGTGCTGGAACGAGGCGCGCGGGCTGTGCGAGGACTGCGCGCCGGATCTCCACGAGGAGGCCGCGCACATCCAAGCCAAGGTGGCGGTGGAGCAGGCCTGGGACAAGGCGCGCAAGGTGGATCAGGTGGAGGCGCTGGACATGAAGGCCGCGCGCTCGGCGGCGGCCTCGGCCTGTCCCCACTGCCGTGCCCGCGTCGCGGGCGGGAAGTTCTGTTCCGAGTGCGGCAAGCCCCTGGCGGCTGCCAAGGTGCATTGCTCGGAGTGCGGCGTGGAGATGAAGCCCCAGGCCCGCTTCTGCTCCGAGTGCGGGACTCCCCAGCGCCGGTAG
- a CDS encoding glycoside hydrolase family 43 protein produces the protein MRFRSSWQFLSLLTLTALLGCSGEEGASSESGPAEPGPQTVKSPLASGWERTLIQSGLADPEVYKENDDLFFLTGTGDSRSLPIYETNDLTAFRLKLSYNPSAADPVYDYCLIWAPDLNKSNGAYTLTFSGQRVPNGAACPAAGQEVTTFSASAPDLNLRFGVPQPINPGTSYPRSLISTGCVQEGCNRTVRIDAATYNDPTGRWFYYVWFDRGNNISAFNTAAPATVYNVTGPALSAIPAQEEGINEAPEIFKRNGIYYLLFSHGWYNSQYAMSYIMADSLPQLTRARAVRRLSQAMRNASGQLIQSHGHNAIVERRGEYFNFFHVGAFQPAGTFTSRSTYKQRVGFKPDGTMHSLNQANVRWTHKAGYSYSLDLVLRDGSVVGPCLDVGRLGSANKVTFDGVCFSANNRMVNKGDIAAMRLFYSNNGVWGAFVEAAYDGVSDDVFLSLPEGTTAFVDLTWNEKQTGAQYSIDVQRRDTGAWIGPCIGVNTVNRALAWTYSGQCTTPGINVAPANISTFRICSAVNGDWAHATCGATAYDGKGMHVPVIIP, from the coding sequence ATGCGTTTCAGGTCGTCTTGGCAGTTCCTGTCCCTTCTCACCCTCACGGCACTCCTCGGCTGCTCGGGGGAAGAAGGCGCCTCCTCAGAGTCCGGACCGGCCGAGCCGGGTCCCCAGACCGTGAAGTCCCCGTTGGCGAGCGGCTGGGAGCGCACGCTGATCCAGTCCGGACTGGCCGACCCCGAGGTCTACAAGGAGAACGATGACCTGTTCTTCCTCACCGGCACGGGCGACTCCAGGTCGCTTCCCATCTACGAGACGAATGACCTGACGGCCTTCCGCCTCAAGCTGAGCTACAACCCCTCGGCGGCCGATCCTGTCTATGATTACTGTCTCATCTGGGCGCCGGACCTCAACAAGTCCAATGGTGCCTATACCCTGACCTTCTCGGGCCAACGGGTACCCAATGGCGCGGCCTGCCCCGCGGCAGGGCAGGAGGTGACGACGTTTTCAGCCTCGGCGCCCGACCTGAACCTGCGCTTCGGTGTCCCCCAACCGATCAATCCGGGCACCTCGTACCCGCGCAGCCTCATCAGCACCGGCTGCGTGCAGGAAGGGTGCAACCGGACCGTGCGCATCGACGCGGCCACCTACAATGATCCCACGGGCCGCTGGTTCTATTACGTCTGGTTTGACCGGGGGAACAACATCTCCGCGTTCAACACCGCCGCTCCTGCCACGGTCTACAACGTCACCGGGCCCGCGCTCTCCGCGATCCCCGCGCAAGAAGAGGGCATCAACGAGGCCCCGGAGATCTTCAAGCGCAATGGCATCTACTACCTGCTCTTCAGCCACGGTTGGTACAACAGCCAGTACGCCATGAGCTACATCATGGCGGACTCCCTGCCGCAGCTCACCCGGGCGCGCGCCGTGCGGCGGCTGTCCCAGGCCATGCGCAACGCCTCCGGCCAGCTCATCCAGAGCCACGGCCACAACGCGATCGTCGAGCGGCGTGGGGAGTACTTCAACTTCTTCCACGTGGGCGCCTTCCAGCCCGCGGGCACCTTCACCTCGCGCAGCACCTACAAGCAGCGGGTCGGGTTCAAGCCGGACGGCACGATGCACTCGCTCAACCAGGCCAACGTGCGCTGGACCCACAAGGCCGGGTACAGCTATTCGCTCGATCTCGTCCTGCGCGACGGCTCGGTGGTGGGCCCTTGCCTCGACGTCGGTCGGTTGGGCAGTGCGAACAAGGTTACCTTTGACGGGGTGTGCTTCAGCGCGAACAACCGCATGGTGAACAAGGGCGACATCGCCGCGATGCGCCTCTTCTATTCGAACAACGGCGTCTGGGGCGCCTTCGTGGAGGCGGCCTATGACGGCGTCTCCGACGACGTCTTCCTGTCCCTGCCCGAGGGCACGACCGCGTTCGTGGACCTGACGTGGAACGAGAAGCAGACGGGGGCGCAGTACTCCATTGATGTGCAGCGCCGCGACACAGGGGCCTGGATTGGCCCCTGCATCGGCGTCAACACCGTGAACCGCGCCCTGGCCTGGACCTACAGCGGCCAGTGCACCACACCCGGCATCAACGTGGCCCCCGCCAACATCAGCACCTTCCGCATCTGCTCAGCGGTGAATGGGGATTGGGCCCACGCCACCTGCGGGGCCACGGCCTATGACGGCAAGGGCATGCACGTGCCCGTCATCATTCCGTAG
- a CDS encoding LysR substrate-binding domain-containing protein — protein sequence MQDLNDLFFFAEVVAHGGFAPAGRALRQPKSKLSRRVAQLEEQLGVRLIERSSRRFRVTDVGQAFYEHCQNVMAEVKRAEAAVAATQGEPHGTVRFSCPLGMMEPLAGILSQFMKRYPQVNLQVVATNRRVDLITERVDVALRVRTALDTDATLTVRTLARSRRILVASPDWARHLGGAKDLEALGSVPTLSSTEQSGQDVWELIGPEQRTAAVRHEPRLACGDFLALREAAIAGLGVSLLPGHSCGAALRSGQLVHVFPDWHAPDGMVHLVFTSRRGLPLPVGALIDHLAEHVRDPLLLASQG from the coding sequence ATGCAGGACCTGAACGACTTGTTCTTCTTCGCCGAGGTGGTCGCCCACGGGGGCTTCGCCCCTGCCGGGCGAGCGCTGCGGCAACCCAAGTCGAAGCTCAGCCGCCGGGTGGCGCAGCTCGAGGAGCAACTGGGGGTACGGCTGATCGAGCGGTCATCGCGCCGGTTCCGCGTCACCGACGTGGGGCAGGCCTTCTACGAGCACTGCCAGAACGTGATGGCGGAGGTGAAACGGGCCGAGGCCGCCGTGGCCGCGACCCAGGGCGAGCCCCATGGAACGGTCCGCTTCAGCTGTCCCCTGGGCATGATGGAACCCCTGGCGGGCATCTTGTCCCAGTTCATGAAGCGGTATCCGCAGGTGAACTTGCAGGTGGTGGCCACCAACCGGCGGGTGGATCTCATCACCGAGCGCGTGGACGTCGCGCTCCGGGTGCGCACCGCGCTCGATACCGACGCGACCCTCACCGTGCGCACGCTCGCCAGGAGCCGCCGCATCCTCGTGGCGAGCCCCGATTGGGCCCGCCACCTCGGCGGCGCCAAGGATCTGGAGGCGCTCGGTTCGGTACCGACTTTGAGCTCGACCGAACAGTCAGGTCAGGACGTCTGGGAACTCATTGGCCCCGAGCAGCGGACGGCCGCCGTCCGCCATGAGCCCCGGTTGGCCTGCGGCGATTTCCTGGCCCTGCGAGAAGCGGCGATCGCCGGGCTGGGCGTCTCCCTGCTGCCCGGCCATTCATGTGGGGCCGCCTTGCGCTCCGGTCAGCTCGTCCATGTGTTTCCAGACTGGCACGCTCCGGATGGAATGGTGCACCTGGTCTTTACCAGCCGCCGGGGTCTGCCGCTCCCCGTGGGCGCGCTCATTGACCACCTCGCCGAACACGTTCGAGACCCTTTGCTCCTCGCCTCGCAAGGCTGA
- a CDS encoding DUF1801 domain-containing protein, translating into MKPKAAKAQSISGGSDVDAFMASLEHPHKAEIEAVRAIIRGADKRIREAIKWNAPSFYVGEHFATFKVHPPGAVQVVFHTGAKAKPGAKPLKIEDPSALLKWAAPDRAVATFSRMDVKEINAHKKALVSIVQQWLEQVSPAQ; encoded by the coding sequence ATGAAGCCCAAGGCAGCGAAGGCCCAGAGCATTTCGGGCGGAAGCGATGTCGATGCGTTCATGGCCAGCCTGGAGCATCCCCACAAGGCGGAGATTGAAGCGGTCAGGGCGATCATCCGAGGAGCCGACAAGCGGATCCGCGAAGCCATCAAGTGGAACGCGCCCAGCTTCTACGTCGGCGAGCACTTCGCCACCTTCAAGGTGCATCCGCCCGGGGCGGTTCAAGTGGTCTTCCACACCGGGGCCAAGGCGAAGCCCGGTGCCAAGCCCCTGAAGATCGAGGATCCCTCGGCGCTGCTGAAGTGGGCCGCGCCAGACCGGGCGGTGGCCACGTTCTCCCGCATGGATGTGAAGGAGATCAACGCCCACAAGAAGGCCCTGGTGTCGATCGTCCAGCAGTGGCTCGAGCAGGTCAGCCCCGCCCAGTAG
- a CDS encoding serine hydrolase domain-containing protein, with amino-acid sequence MGTTAEKRQLTSLGILSRAGRAGLWKLLLGAALTLGLTRCGGPDEDSTDPQRCARLAPRLQARLETLAQEKDLPGVTASLRLRGCTWHGAAGEALVEPDTEMTAENRLRVGSITKTFVATVALQLQAEGRLSLDATLAEYLPGFPNAEVITVRQLLNHTSGVANYTTHPAFRAESSSHLGRTWTFDELIALGAAESPALPPGTGWNYANTNYLLVGFIIERVTGTPLAEQLRARILAPLDLRSTGLDGNEVLSPITVHGYERTTQTSPWSDVTGALHPSAAGAAGALVSSADDISLFYQSLFERPLLAPEQRAEMMEWIQTQEPLVPEYGLALMRRTTPVGPGHGHNGSFPGYSADAAYFPEQQAAIAILVNTESSGLSAMTQQLLEVLSAP; translated from the coding sequence ATGGGGACCACGGCAGAAAAGAGGCAGCTGACGTCGTTGGGAATCCTCTCGCGGGCTGGACGCGCCGGACTCTGGAAGCTTCTGCTGGGCGCGGCCCTGACCCTGGGGCTGACGCGCTGCGGGGGACCAGACGAGGACAGCACGGACCCCCAGCGCTGTGCCCGGCTGGCCCCCCGGCTCCAGGCCCGGCTCGAGACGCTCGCCCAGGAGAAGGATCTCCCGGGCGTGACCGCGTCCCTGCGGCTTCGGGGCTGTACCTGGCACGGGGCGGCGGGCGAAGCCCTGGTCGAGCCAGACACGGAGATGACGGCCGAGAACCGGCTGCGCGTGGGCAGCATCACCAAGACATTCGTCGCGACGGTGGCGTTGCAACTTCAAGCCGAAGGTCGGCTCTCCCTGGACGCCACGCTCGCGGAGTACCTGCCCGGCTTTCCCAACGCGGAGGTCATCACCGTGCGCCAGCTCCTCAACCACACGAGCGGCGTGGCCAACTACACCACCCATCCGGCCTTCCGCGCCGAGTCCAGCTCTCACCTGGGCCGGACGTGGACCTTCGACGAGCTCATCGCGCTGGGGGCCGCCGAGTCCCCGGCCCTCCCGCCGGGAACCGGCTGGAACTACGCCAACACCAACTACCTCCTCGTGGGCTTCATCATCGAGCGCGTGACGGGCACACCGCTCGCGGAGCAGCTCCGCGCGCGCATCCTCGCGCCCTTGGACCTGAGAAGCACGGGGCTCGATGGCAACGAGGTGTTGTCCCCCATCACCGTGCACGGCTACGAGCGGACCACGCAGACCAGCCCCTGGAGCGATGTCACCGGGGCGCTCCACCCCTCCGCTGCGGGCGCGGCGGGTGCGCTGGTCTCCAGCGCGGACGACATCAGCCTCTTCTACCAATCGTTGTTCGAACGGCCGCTGCTGGCACCCGAGCAACGCGCGGAGATGATGGAATGGATCCAGACCCAGGAGCCCCTGGTGCCCGAGTACGGCCTGGCCCTCATGCGCCGCACCACGCCCGTGGGACCGGGGCATGGCCACAACGGCAGCTTTCCCGGCTACTCCGCGGACGCGGCCTACTTCCCGGAGCAGCAGGCCGCGATCGCGATCCTGGTCAACACGGAGTCCTCGGGCCTCTCCGCCATGACCCAGCAGCTCCTGGAGGTGCTGAGCGCACCGTAA
- a CDS encoding histidine phosphatase family protein: MKPPSSQIVLVRHGETAWSRSGQHTGRTDIPLLEEGQRMGAALSAPLKAWHFAAVWTSPLSRARETCALAGYGGAAQMRPELMEWDYGAYEGKTSVEIRSQFPDWTLWRDGVPRGETADQVRARVDPLIAEARQAQGHVLLFSHGHLLRVFAARWLDLPLTDGRLFTLSTASISVLGWDGNQPVLVSWNDTTHLRE, from the coding sequence ATGAAACCCCCCTCTTCTCAAATCGTCCTGGTCCGCCACGGTGAAACCGCTTGGAGCCGGAGCGGTCAGCACACGGGCCGCACCGACATTCCCCTGCTGGAGGAAGGGCAGCGGATGGGCGCTGCCCTGAGCGCGCCCCTGAAGGCCTGGCACTTCGCTGCGGTGTGGACCAGTCCCCTGAGCCGGGCCCGGGAGACGTGCGCGCTGGCGGGCTATGGCGGTGCCGCCCAGATGCGCCCCGAGCTGATGGAGTGGGATTATGGGGCCTACGAGGGAAAGACTTCGGTGGAGATTCGCTCCCAGTTCCCGGACTGGACGCTCTGGCGGGACGGCGTTCCCCGAGGAGAGACGGCGGATCAGGTGCGTGCCCGGGTGGACCCGCTCATCGCCGAGGCCCGTCAGGCCCAAGGCCATGTCCTCCTCTTCTCCCATGGCCACCTGCTGCGGGTGTTCGCGGCGCGCTGGTTGGACCTGCCGCTCACCGATGGGCGGCTCTTCACGCTGAGCACCGCCTCCATCAGCGTGCTGGGGTGGGATGGAAACCAGCCCGTCCTCGTGAGCTGGAACGACACCACCCACCTGCGGGAGTGA
- a CDS encoding aquaporin, whose translation MKTVSVKASRREALLERGGPVGLRRRLVAEALGCGLLVVALEGAHHVAEHLGASATEGRLFMSFAAGAVLACLTLAFRPLSGAHFNPALTFAGALEQNAPWQEVPLYVLAQVLGSLGGRLLAHLMCHEPLLITVSEPAASDAQFLTEAVATFGLLVVVGGCMRTRPAATPFVIPAYVAATVWFTDSRSLANPALVLARAASERPDLIRPFDVESFVAAQLLGAALAVCLFRWLFNATSPREARPHTVLFDCPVAGPPEVAAALFNQLAHPQQARARAPSFQTRTENPSWRILLEPEGCPAATGPHEERWVLPALSSSKEENLRAWQEALRPRIQELLARQGWKRLHLVESHPPKGPQEAT comes from the coding sequence GTGAAGACGGTCTCGGTCAAGGCGTCGCGCCGCGAGGCCCTGCTCGAACGGGGTGGGCCGGTGGGCCTGCGCCGTCGCCTGGTGGCCGAGGCCCTCGGCTGTGGCTTGCTGGTCGTCGCCCTGGAGGGCGCGCACCATGTCGCCGAGCACCTGGGCGCCAGCGCCACCGAGGGGCGCCTGTTCATGTCGTTCGCGGCCGGAGCGGTGCTCGCCTGCCTGACGCTCGCCTTCCGCCCGCTGTCCGGGGCCCACTTCAATCCCGCCCTCACCTTCGCCGGGGCGCTGGAGCAGAACGCTCCCTGGCAAGAAGTCCCGCTCTACGTCCTCGCCCAGGTGCTGGGCAGCCTCGGAGGACGGCTGCTGGCCCACCTCATGTGCCATGAGCCCCTGCTCATCACCGTGAGTGAGCCCGCGGCCAGCGACGCCCAGTTCCTCACCGAGGCGGTCGCCACCTTCGGACTGCTGGTGGTGGTGGGAGGGTGCATGCGGACCCGACCGGCCGCCACCCCCTTCGTCATCCCCGCCTATGTGGCGGCCACGGTCTGGTTCACGGACTCGCGCTCGCTGGCCAACCCGGCCCTGGTGTTGGCCCGCGCGGCCAGCGAGAGGCCCGACCTCATCCGCCCCTTCGACGTGGAGTCCTTCGTCGCGGCGCAGTTGCTGGGCGCCGCGCTGGCGGTGTGCCTCTTCCGTTGGCTGTTCAATGCGACGAGCCCCCGCGAAGCACGGCCCCACACGGTCCTCTTCGACTGCCCTGTGGCGGGCCCTCCGGAGGTGGCCGCCGCCCTGTTCAACCAACTGGCCCATCCCCAGCAGGCACGCGCCAGAGCGCCCTCCTTTCAAACCCGCACCGAGAATCCCTCCTGGCGAATCCTGCTGGAGCCCGAGGGGTGTCCTGCCGCCACCGGACCTCACGAGGAGCGCTGGGTCCTGCCAGCCCTCTCCTCTTCGAAAGAAGAGAACCTCCGCGCGTGGCAGGAGGCACTCCGGCCGCGGATTCAAGAACTGCTGGCACGACAGGGCTGGAAACGGCTGCACCTCGTGGAGTCCCACCCTCCCAAGGGTCCACAAGAGGCCACCTGA
- a CDS encoding SDR family NAD(P)-dependent oxidoreductase: MSKTLQGKVAVVTGGTSGIGLATAKRFAAEGATVFITGRRQAELDAAVKAVGPHATGVRSDVSNLADIDRLYEVVKQNKAPIDILFANAGGGEFAPLGTITEKHFDDTFASNVKGVLFTVQKALPLLRDGASIILTSSTSGTQGNPAFSVYGATKAAVRNFARSWILDLKDRRIRVNAISPGPIKTPGLHGLAKSEEEAQVMFGQMAATIPLGRLGDPDEVAKAAVFLASDDSSFINGIELFVDGGAAQI, translated from the coding sequence ATGAGCAAGACACTTCAGGGCAAGGTGGCGGTTGTGACGGGCGGTACCTCGGGGATTGGCCTGGCCACGGCCAAGCGTTTCGCGGCCGAGGGTGCCACCGTCTTCATCACGGGTCGGCGCCAGGCGGAGCTGGATGCCGCGGTGAAGGCGGTAGGTCCCCACGCCACGGGGGTCCGGAGCGACGTGTCGAACCTGGCCGATATCGACCGCCTCTACGAGGTGGTGAAGCAGAACAAGGCCCCCATCGATATCCTCTTCGCCAATGCGGGAGGGGGCGAGTTCGCGCCCCTGGGCACCATCACCGAGAAGCACTTCGACGACACCTTCGCGTCGAACGTCAAGGGCGTGCTGTTCACGGTACAGAAGGCCCTGCCGCTGCTCCGCGACGGCGCCTCCATCATCCTCACCAGCTCGACGTCGGGCACCCAGGGCAATCCGGCGTTCAGCGTCTACGGCGCGACCAAAGCCGCCGTCCGGAACTTCGCCCGCAGCTGGATCCTCGATTTGAAGGACCGCCGCATTCGCGTCAACGCGATCAGCCCAGGCCCCATCAAGACGCCCGGCCTGCATGGCCTCGCCAAGAGCGAGGAGGAGGCGCAAGTGATGTTTGGCCAGATGGCGGCCACCATCCCCCTGGGCCGGTTGGGGGACCCTGACGAGGTCGCCAAGGCCGCGGTGTTCCTCGCCTCGGACGACAGCAGCTTCATCAACGGGATCGAACTCTTCGTCGACGGTGGTGCGGCGCAGATCTAA